The Pyxidicoccus sp. MSG2 DNA segment CCGGTGCCCTGGCGCGAGTCCGAGATGAGATAGAGCGTGGGGTGGTTCTTCTTCAGCTCACGCACCAGCGCGTTCGACTCCTCCAACAGCTTCATGTCGTAGACGCCGACGGTGACGAGCCGCACCGTGTCCGGCTCCTCGAACCACATCTTGTGCGGGCCCAACGTCCAGACTGCTCCCATCGCACTGCTCCTTGTCGCGGATTCCTGGGGTGGTTCAGCGCTGCTGCGTCGGCGTCCCGCTGTTGTTCTTGCGCAGGTGGAGGAAGCACTCGCGCAGGCCTTCCTTCAGGCTGCTGAGCGTCTTCACCGCACTGAGGTCCACGCCAATCTGGACCAGCGTCTGGGCGATGAGCGGGCTGATGCCCGTCACCACGCAGTACGCACCCAAGAGCCGCGCGGCGTTGACCATCTTGATGAAGTGGTTGGCCGTCATCGTGTCCACCACCTCCACGCCGGTGATGTCGATGATGACGCAGCGGGCCTTCCCCTGGACGATGCGGTGCAGGAGCCGCTCGGTCATCTCCACCGAGCGCTGCGTGTCCACCACGCCGACGATGGGCAGCGTGAGGATGTCCTCCCACAGCTCGATGATGGGCGTGGACAAGTCGCGGATGGCCTCGCGCTGCCGTTCGATGGTGGCGAGCTTCTCCTCCATCTCCCGGTGGCTCGTCGCCAGGCGCGTCAGCGCCTCCTCGTGCTCGCGGCGCGTGGTGTCCAGCTCGCGCACGAAGACGTTGAGCGTCTCCTCCAGCGCGGCAAACTCGTCCTGCTCGTGGATGGGGATGGTGGTCCGCTCGACGGAGAACTCACCCACGGAAATCATCGACAGCACGTCGATGATGCGGCCGATGCGCTCGGGGCTGATGGAGAGGAGGTCCTGCTTGGGGAGGGCGCTCATGGGGTGTGGGGGTCCTCAGGCGGTGGGCTTGGGAAGGGGGGACGGCGACAGGCCGAGCATCTCGTCGGCCAGGGCAAGGGCGGCCTCGCGCTCGGCGGAGGTGGTGCGCCCGCCCACCACCTGGACACCGAGCAGCACCAGCCCCTCCTCCAAGCCCAGCGCCGTCTCCACGCCCTCGAGCTGGATGCCCATGCTCTGCAGGGTGAGCGCCACGTCCGCGCCCATGCCGCACAGCACGGTGCGGGTCCCCATCAGCCGCGCCGAGGCCGCCAGCCTCGCGAGCACCGCGCACAGGTGGCTGTCCACCAGCCAGAGCCCGGAGATGTCCACCACCATGCCGCGCGCGCCGATGCGCTGGATGTCGCGCAGCACGTCCGAGCACAGCTGCGCGGCCTGCGCGTCGGTGATGTCCCCCTGCAGCGGGACGATGAGGTTGCCCCAGAGGGGGATGATGGGGATGCGGGAAGTCTCGCGGTCGGGGCGGGAGGCCCCGGGGAAGTCGGGCTGGCTCATGAGTTCTCCACGTCCACCACCATCACGGTGGCATCGTCCGAAGGTCGGGCGTAGCGCTCCATCAGGAGCAGACACGCCTCGTTGGGGGGAAGCTTCCGTGCGTACTCCAGGTCCAGCCGGAAGCTCAGGCCGTCGCTGAAGAGGACCAGCCGGTCTCCGGGCGACAGCGCCGCGGAGGCGGTGCGCAGCGAGCGCATGGACTGACCGAGGATGCCGGGCGTGGGGACCACGGGCACCCGGGTGCCCCGCGTGCGCAACTCGACGTTGCCCACGCCGCCGCACTGGAGCGTCTTGCCGTCGAACAGGCCGAGCATGATGGCCGCGCCCCGGCTGTGCCGCAGGGCCGCGTGCACCGCGTCCAGCAGCGGCTCCACGCCGGAGTCCAGCGGCTGCTGCTCCAGGCAGCGGGCCGCGTCGGCCGCCACCGCCGCGGCCACGGGGCCGTGCCCCAGCGCGTCGACCACCGCCAGCAGCGTGTGCCCGCCCTGGGTACGAACCAGCGCCATGT contains these protein-coding regions:
- a CDS encoding STAS domain-containing protein; this translates as MSALPKQDLLSISPERIGRIIDVLSMISVGEFSVERTTIPIHEQDEFAALEETLNVFVRELDTTRREHEEALTRLATSHREMEEKLATIERQREAIRDLSTPIIELWEDILTLPIVGVVDTQRSVEMTERLLHRIVQGKARCVIIDITGVEVVDTMTANHFIKMVNAARLLGAYCVVTGISPLIAQTLVQIGVDLSAVKTLSSLKEGLRECFLHLRKNNSGTPTQQR
- a CDS encoding SpoIIE family protein phosphatase, coding for MALVRTQGGHTLLAVVDALGHGPVAAAVAADAARCLEQQPLDSGVEPLLDAVHAALRHSRGAAIMLGLFDGKTLQCGGVGNVELRTRGTRVPVVPTPGILGQSMRSLRTASAALSPGDRLVLFSDGLSFRLDLEYARKLPPNEACLLLMERYARPSDDATVMVVDVENS
- a CDS encoding STAS domain-containing protein; translated protein: MSQPDFPGASRPDRETSRIPIIPLWGNLIVPLQGDITDAQAAQLCSDVLRDIQRIGARGMVVDISGLWLVDSHLCAVLARLAASARLMGTRTVLCGMGADVALTLQSMGIQLEGVETALGLEEGLVLLGVQVVGGRTTSAEREAALALADEMLGLSPSPLPKPTA